A single region of the Musa acuminata AAA Group cultivar baxijiao chromosome BXJ1-11, Cavendish_Baxijiao_AAA, whole genome shotgun sequence genome encodes:
- the LOC103972300 gene encoding ribulose bisphosphate carboxylase/oxygenase activase 2, chloroplastic, with translation MAAAVSTVGAVNRVPLSLHGSSSGAPVPSSAFFGSSLKKVNSGPSHGRNSTGTFKVLAADLDESKQTSKDKWSGLAYDVSDDQQDITRGKGLVDSLFQAPMGDGTHIPVMTSYEYISQGLRQYEFDNTKDGFYIAPSFMDKLVVHITKNFMALPNIKVPLILGVWGGKGQGKSFQCELVFAKMGINPIMMSAGELESGNAGEPAKLIRQRYREAADIIKKGKMCCLFINDLDAGAGRLGGTTQYTVNNQMVNATLMNIADNPTNVQLPGMYNKQENPRVPIIVTGNDFSTLYAPLIRDGRMEKFYWAPTRDDRIGVCTGIFRTDNVPTEDIVKLVDSFPGQSIDFFGALRARVYDDEVRKWVGDIGVDKVGKKLVNSLEGPPTFEQPKMSLDTLMEYGNMLVKEQENVKRVQLADKYLSEAALGDANADAMKTGSFYQ, from the exons ATGGCTGCCGCTGTCTCCACCGTGGGAGCCGTCAACAGAGTGCCG TTGAGCCTGCATGGCTCCAGTTCGGGAGCCCCGGTGCCGAGCTCGGCTTTCTTCGGGAGCAGCCTGAAGAAAGTGAACTCCGGTCCGAGCCATGGGAGGAACTCCACCGGCACTTTCAAGGTCTTGGCTGCTGATCTCGATGAGTCGAAGCAGACTTCCAAGGACAAATGGTCTGGGCTTGCCTACGACGTCTCCGACGACCAGCAGGACATCACCAGGGGAAAGGGCCTCGTCGACTCGCTCTTCCAAGCTCCCATGGGCGACGGCACTCACATCCCCGTCATGACCTCCTACGAGTACATCAGCCAGGGTCTTCGCCA ATACGAGTTCGACAACACCAAGGACGGCTTCTACATAGCTCCGTCTTTCATGGACAAGCTTGTCGTGCACATCACCAAGAACTTCATGGCCCTCCCGAACATCAAG GTTCCCCTCATCTTGGGTGTCTGGGGAGGCAAAGGCCAAGGGAAGTCATTCCAATGTGAGCTCGTGTTCGCCAAGATGGGGATCAA CCCTATCATGATGAGCGCTGGAGAACTGGAAAGCGGCAACGCAGGTGAGCCAGCGAAGCTGATCAGGCAGCGGTACCGTGAGGCAGCAGACATCATTAAGAAGGGGAAGATGTGTTGCCTCTTCATCAACGACCTCGACGCAGGAGCGGGAAGGCTCGGCGGCACCACCCAATACACCGTCAACAACCAGATGGTGAACGCCACGCTGATGAACATCGCCGACAACCCGACCAACGTGCAGCTCCCGGGAATGTACAACAAGCAGGAGAACCCTCGCGTTCCCATCATCGTCACCGGCAACGACTTCTCCACTCTCTACGCGCCTCTCATTCGTGACGGCCGTATGGAGAAGTTCTACTGGGCGCCGACCAGAGATGACCGCATCGGCGTCTGCACGGGCATCTTCAGGACCGACAACGTCCCCACGGAGGACATCGTCAAGCTCGTAGACTCCTTCCCGGGACAGTCCATCG ACTTCTTTGGTGCTCTTCGGGCCAGGGTCTACGATGACGAAGTGAGGAAGTGGGTGGGAGACATTGGAGTGGACAAGGTTGGAAAGAAGCTGGTCAACTCGCTCGAAGGGCCACCAACCTTTGAGCAGCCCAAGATGAGCTTGGATACGCTGATGGAGTATGGCAACATGCTGGTGAAGGAACAGGAGAACGTGAAAAGGGTGCAGCTGGCCGACAAGTACCTGAGCGAGGCTGCGCTCGGAGACGCCAACGCAGATGCCATGAAGACTGGCTCTTTCTACCAGTAA
- the LOC135596500 gene encoding uncharacterized protein LOC135596500 yields MAQTERSRSYPVYPQREQLIPNKNLRSRKGESSPNGHWLAPTTPTLVNLYNDEDDFSHHQQQAKKSIMVRVKEKAKKWRQMLVKKRHGGKENSVTPPWGVSLDEADEEDPNYQGAPKYEPEMALDSYEDSASDDQSTTHYPSPSENSTITQLSAFDREIEMKQANDGHRQPASDHGGDVKVIPAPPETTVITPTNEKTMVKDKYLPQPPVSNGGDNDKTLSETVTETLAPVYTMISKATQALSSKIQESGPRYETTAKQVWDKGVSMKEYLMQKLEPREEDKALRDVITDAVTPRNVRHSFADVGIASNRKEPVSSLMAKEEPIPLADPRSGRKIAQVRTFTTY; encoded by the exons ATGGCTCAAACAGAACGAAGCAGATCATATCCGGTCTACCCTCAACGAGAACAGCTTATTCCAAACAAGAATCTACGCTCCCGGAAAG GTGAATCATCTCCAAATGGACATTGGTTGGCGCCGACAACACCAACACTGGTAAACTTGTACAACGATGAGGATGATTTCAGTCACCACCAACAGCAGGCAAAGAAGTCGATCATGGTGAGGGTGAAGGAGAAGGCAAAGAAATGGAGGCAGATGCTTGTGAAGAAAAGACATGGAGGCAAAGAAAATAGTGTCACACCGCCCTGGGGAGTTAGCTTGGACGAGGCAGACGAGGAAGATCCTAATTACCAAGGAGCCCCAA AGTACGAACCAGAGATGGCACTTGATAGTTATGAAGATTCGGCTTCGGATGATCAGTCAACAACTCACTACCCCAGTCCCAGCGAAAATTCAACAATCACTCAGCTCAGCGCTTTTGATAGAGAAATAGAGATGAAGCAAGCTAATGATGGGCATAGGCAACCAGCATCGGACCATGGTGGTGACGTAAAGGTTATACCTGCACCACCAGAAACAACGGTGATAACTCCAACCAATGAAAAGACAATGGTGAAGGATAAGTACTTACCTCAACCACCGGTCAGCAATGGTGGTGACAATGACAAGACCCTGAGCGAGACGGTAACGGAGACGCTTGCTCCGGTCTACACCATGATTTCAAAGGCAACCCAAGCACTAAGCTCCAAGATCCAAGAATCAGGGCCAAGGTATGAGACTACTGCAAAGCAAGTATGGGATAAGGGAGTCTCAATGAAAGAGTATCTGATGCAAAAGCTGGAGCCCAGGGAGGAAGACAAAGCACTCCGTGATGTCATCACCGATGCAGTAACCCCAAGGAATGTTAGGCATAGCTTTGCTGATGTTGGCATTGCATCAAACAGGAAGGAACCAGTTTCTTCTTTAATGGCAAAGGAAGAGCCCATACCACTTGCTGATCCTCGCTCAGGTAGGAAAATTGCACAAGTGCGTACATTCACAACATATTAA